From bacterium, the proteins below share one genomic window:
- a CDS encoding BatD family protein yields MTSPVRMALPVLLFLPLFLGAAELELSAEADRTTVALGDRVLLTVTATGTKVDGLPRPSLPWMADFKLVSTIWSRFGNEPETDSGPARQTVGFIYTLEPSRTGDLTIPAATLVYNKATYKTGPIAVKVVPAGESVPPVQSWAEANGVELVGTIDRSSVFVGEQVQVTYRLFSRTRVGGAVMKDVPPFEGFWAAEVNDTNDLTWEPTMHGGEPCSVAVVRRATLFPLQPGGLVVGRMTLAGVVAVAGGLFSGMQTPFTVSSAPLIITVRPLPDSGRPADFAGGVGKFDLSADLSGNQTRNGEPLNLEVRVSGTGNIGTIGEPQVHVASGVQLLAPEPDQQVSTVSGRVQGVRTYSYSMIPRADGLNIVPATSMSFFDPTGDTYYTRKTGNETFVATGVLGGGVSLEHGPQAELRGADILRIKSYYSRVAPAAANPYWSRLLYSLGVLVLFTGVFVGRHRRRLESDRGYALRSRAGRLLRKRLRESARLLAAGDEDGCYAALSLAVVGYAGDRFNVDVAGLTGPELFSALCGRGAEPAVAERVRDFSSRCDLARFSPEAAGFSPEAALDRVYDIVRSL; encoded by the coding sequence GTGACCAGCCCGGTCAGGATGGCCCTGCCGGTTCTTCTTTTTCTCCCTCTCTTTCTGGGTGCTGCCGAGCTCGAACTCTCGGCAGAGGCGGACCGCACGACGGTCGCGCTCGGCGACCGGGTGCTGCTAACCGTGACCGCGACCGGCACGAAGGTCGATGGGTTGCCCAGGCCGTCGCTGCCGTGGATGGCCGATTTCAAGCTGGTCAGTACCATCTGGAGCCGTTTCGGTAACGAGCCGGAGACGGACAGTGGACCCGCGCGACAGACCGTCGGGTTCATCTACACTCTCGAACCGAGCCGAACCGGCGACCTGACGATTCCCGCCGCGACCCTGGTCTACAACAAGGCAACGTACAAGACCGGGCCGATAGCGGTGAAAGTAGTCCCGGCCGGTGAATCGGTGCCGCCGGTTCAGTCGTGGGCGGAGGCGAATGGCGTCGAACTTGTCGGCACAATTGACCGCTCTTCAGTCTTCGTCGGGGAGCAGGTGCAGGTGACTTACCGGCTGTTTTCGCGAACCCGCGTGGGTGGAGCGGTCATGAAGGACGTTCCGCCGTTTGAGGGCTTTTGGGCCGCGGAGGTCAACGATACCAATGACCTGACATGGGAACCGACGATGCACGGCGGCGAACCCTGCAGCGTAGCGGTGGTGAGGCGGGCAACACTTTTCCCGTTGCAGCCCGGCGGGCTCGTCGTCGGCCGGATGACCCTGGCCGGAGTCGTAGCGGTGGCCGGCGGCCTGTTCAGTGGCATGCAGACGCCGTTCACGGTGTCGTCGGCGCCGCTTATCATCACCGTGCGTCCGCTTCCGGATTCGGGAAGGCCCGCGGATTTCGCTGGCGGGGTCGGCAAATTCGACCTGAGCGCCGACCTCAGCGGGAACCAGACCCGGAATGGAGAGCCGCTGAATCTGGAAGTCAGGGTTTCCGGAACCGGGAACATCGGGACCATCGGCGAGCCGCAGGTTCACGTCGCCAGCGGCGTGCAGTTGCTTGCGCCGGAGCCGGACCAACAGGTGAGCACTGTGAGCGGGCGCGTGCAGGGCGTCCGGACATACTCGTACTCCATGATACCGAGGGCCGACGGCCTGAACATCGTGCCCGCCACGAGCATGAGCTTCTTCGACCCGACAGGGGACACTTACTATACGCGCAAGACCGGAAATGAGACTTTCGTCGCTACCGGAGTTCTGGGTGGCGGCGTTTCTCTAGAACATGGTCCGCAGGCCGAGCTTCGGGGCGCAGACATCCTCCGCATTAAGAGCTACTATTCGCGGGTTGCACCCGCAGCCGCAAATCCATACTGGTCGAGGCTGCTCTACTCACTGGGCGTGCTGGTGCTGTTCACCGGTGTATTTGTCGGCCGGCACCGGCGACGCCTCGAATCGGACCGGGGCTATGCCCTGCGCTCGCGGGCCGGACGGCTGCTACGGAAGCGGCTGAGAGAATCGGCCCGGCTGCTGGCCGCAGGCGACGAGGACGGCTGCTACGCAGCCCTGTCATTGGCTGTCGTCGGCTATGCGGGCGACCGGTTCAATGTGGACGTGGCGGGTCTCACCGGCCCTGAGCTGTTCTCGGCCCTGTGCGGGCGAGGCGCAGAACCGGCAGTGGCCGAGCGGGTACGTGACTTCTCATCGCGCTGCGACCTTGCCCGCTTCTCGCCCGAGGCTGCCGGCTTTTCGCCCGAGGCGGCCCTGGACCGGGTTTACGACATCGTCCGCAGTTTGTAG